The sequence TCTCCACAACATAGTGACGAAGAGCTTGATGACGCGGAAGAGGAGATTGAGAGACAGCGACGAATCCGCCAAAACTGGAGAAACTACATGAACCAGAGAGTTGATCCCATTCCACAAGAGATCGTTGACCGCTTGCTCCGGGAATACGACAATTGGGCAAGAGCCGCGTTAAACAATAAcaatggaaattttcgaaactacAATGCGATGCTCTCCCCATCACCATCTCCATCACCAAATGCATCACCAGCACCGTCAGACGACGAAGATCCGATGGAGCACGTGAATTCTGATGATGAAGATGTCGAGATGCTTAATGCTCAAATGATGGAAATGCGTCCCAATCAGCCGAGACCAAGAAAGCGTCATAATTCTCAAGGACCATTACCGATCAAAAGGAAAAGAGTCACTTTCAAGGAGGACTCTTCAGATGAGGTTCGGAATTTTTCgggcttttgaaattttttgcaaaacacccaaaaaattttacaatataatcatacaaaattcaaaatttcaggccaTCAACTCATTCGATGAGGACAGCTCCGATTGCAATGACAATGTTCCAGTCAACCGTAAACGTGAGGAATAAACATAATTAATTCAGCGAGTCAGCTAATGTCAAAATGTTTAGAATatgacgacgacgacgaggGATTTTTCGGAGGACCCCCGGCACGCCACAACTCCTTTGTTGCATAGAAGTAAATCTCAAATTAACCAACTTTTCTTCAACACacttttaccaatttttctaaCGAGAAACTACCGGTTCCCCGGTGGCACCGTACGCCATTTTctgtgaatgttttttttcaaaccccgtttttctttctttctttccaTTTCTGTCCGACTCATTTCCGCCACATTTCCTCGCCAATCCACTTCCCCGCACCACTTGGGATCTCGTTTCATTTTCATGACTgttcttctggaaatttaatcaCAAAGTCCAAAACTCATTTCTCATCCTGTTTTATACTCtcaatttactttttgaattaaCATTATCGTCATTAATTTTAATTGGGAATTTTGAACATAATAcaattttatgtgaaattACAACCTAAAACATAAATATCacagaaaaatacataaaGATTGGAATGTATGTGAAACTGTAACTagtaaaattgttcaatatgATCGATGGGTTTCTGAGTGATGTAGGACAGATAACAATTCCAGAAGAATGCGAcgacctgaaaaattaattgaaaaaataaactgattGATGTGTTTCGTTTCAATGGCGTGATAAACtgtctaataaaaattgaacctTTTAAACAGTTGTATTTTGGTTATGATTTATTCTTCAAACTTTGGTCAAAATGTACCTGGTTAAGTATTACTCGATAATTGAGTGGAACAAAGCACAAATTCACAACTTGAACAAATGGCCAAACCTGGAATAGTATTTTTGTACGacataaatttttgagtgcttggcaataataaaaaatgatttggaaGTTAGTTAGGTTTCACGCTGACGTGGCGCAtgttttctgtcaaaaattcacttttattgtaattttcattACGTGTAAATTGCTTCTAAATCAGAAAACTTCTTAATAAAGCTTTGCTGATCGAgataatgttttgaaattatatatgTATTACTTCACAAAATAAGCAATTCTACTACAATCAACCttatttttcacataatttttaacagttaGAGGCCTTTAAATGTTTATAATACAAgttgaaaaacagttttcagcAATATGGTGATGATGCTATTgatactttatttttattcgaacTATTTCTCCTCAGCATCAGTTTTTGTTCGTCTTCCTCCAAATCTATGTTGATCCAATCCTCATTTTGTGAATATCAATGCATCCTCTTTTTATTGTGCACTCTTTCAATTTCGGGATAAAGCTCTGCTCTTTTGGCGAGGACGAGTCGCAAATGCGACACTCGCGCACACGACGACGAATCGCACCAGCGATTCACCACGTCGCAACGACAAAACTCGCATCGCCGATAACGAAGAGGACCGCCGGTGCGACATAGATGTCGCAATGGAAACCCGTTGGCGACTTGCGAATCGCTCCGACGACACCGCCGGCGATGTGGACTCGCAATGTTGGAGCAGTTGGATGTTGCGTGTCCGCGTCGCGACGAGCCAGCGATAGGCGACAAATGCAGGCAGCAGTGGCTCAATTGCGGCGACGACCCGCACATTTTCTCGGCTGTCTCTTTTCGTTGAGACGCCTTGCTGGGAGATGAGGCGCGAAGAGAAAGGAGTCCTCATTCTGTCATTTGGAGAGGGAAAAATGggtgagagaaaaagaaaaggtaATAGAGATGTCCAGTGTGTGTTCCGATTAGAagaaagtttcgaaatttgaggGAACTGGGTTGAGCGCAACGAATGTGAAATCAGAGATTAGTTGTGATAATTAAGAAtgttaaaatagaaaaaaaatatatgttgtgtcattttatgttttaattttattaactGATTTAcccaaaattgaaacaaagcATAGCGCCAGTAGataatgttcaaaattgcTTTTATGGAGCTAGTTACATATTTAAgtaaaactttctaaaaactatTTCTAAAAAGTTGTATTACTATCAAAAAGTGGCATTTTCCTTGTTTACAACTATTTAAACTTCATTCGCCGACCAAATAATTTACTACAAGcttgatatttttattgtattttaataatttatggTTGAAGATTGTATGGCTTTATACGggcacttttaattttttattattagcTAATTCGTCAAAACTGTAACTGAGAAACTTAAGTCTAAACAATCTTTGAATTGTTCATCTAATCTTTGAATGaagctttgaaaatgaatgtattttttcctaattttccaaaaaaatgtatgtaccTTTAAACTTGTTGCATAAATGTTGAACCAATCTTCTTTTAGAAGATCCCACGACTTTTCCGCTGATTGGTGTTGCAATAGCCGGAGATTGAACAGTATTGCGGCGTTAAAGCAAGGACTAAAACAGAGctggaaaattgtattttaaaggttgttatttttataaatttgatgTTAATCACCTGGTCAATGCAAAGTTTTTTAACAAGAAGTAGTGATTTATTATTtcctttcactttttccagcAAACGAAACCATATGAACAATGATGGCGCCTGaataaactataaaaaaaatttcttaaaggCAAGTTTCACCATAAAACAACttgacaaaaatgaaaatcgggCCGTCCTCCAACGATCCCATTCTTGGTTATGCGATAAGTATTGCGCTAAACAGTCACCAGATCCACTGATTGTTCCTGGAAAGTACTCttcatatttccaaatttataaCCAATTATCTATCCTCTTTCTTCTATCAAGCAACTTGTCTTGCCTGAACCAAACCATCACAACACGAAAGATGCGCAAATACATTGTTGGCGCGTTTTGTGTGCacaatttagtttttaaatcaTAGAGTGGTCAATTTTAATTATGTAATCGGTTTTTTGCTGTCACCctgatataaattttaaatatttgattcAATACGTTttcgatcaattttttttaagttttgttcATTTGTTTATTAAATATGAATATCAGGCTATCACGTTTCAGTTTATCGATAATTCGATTCCGGTCAACCAGAAAAAGTCAATTGGGAAACTTCAATTCTTGGATATATCCTGTTTTTGGGAAATAGTTGTCTTAAATTAGCAGAAAGAtaagataaatatttttttcaagaagaatGTTCACAACGAATGTAAATagagcaatttcaaaaaattgagctggAATAACGAAAGAGCAATTTATTgtgtttaaaacaatttttaattagttcTAGCTTACTTTTCTATCCGATAAGTCTCTAACATAATAAGGTTTGCTTATAAATTAACGTAGGatttacttttaaaacaaattcagCTAAACATGTTTATATTGCCAATCTTGTCTTAAAATTTGTGTTTCCTTTTTTATCATGTTCCTCGAGTTTCCATACTCACCAGCTATGCACATCTGCGTTGAAAGTGGATTTGTTGCTAATCTTCGTCGAATAAATAGTATTATTACCATAATTGTATCCCTGAAACTGTTTTTATATTCAAtaattctccaaattttgcctgaaactattgaaaaatagacTAACAGCTTATTCACAAGCTGCAATTCACACGTACGTGCCAAACATCAATACGAGCGTTTGTACTAAAGTCCACtttctcaatggagcgcgtttacTGTGGTTAGGAAAAAATTGCGTGGCCTAGATACCACCGAACGCGCGCACCTTACCTTTTCTCCCTGTGTTTAGTGTTGTCCCCATTTTATATCTCCCCCTCCTCTCTGCCCACTAGTCtgttaaattatcgattttaatcctcttctttttcattctaattccaaacaaatcaaaactttctttttgaaacaaacgtTCTTTAATGATttatatttacaatttttgtcccaattttttaataccaAAATATTATATTCAGAGTAGCGACCTCAACTCGAAATGCCGGTTAGAATCGATTTGAGCTCCAATGCATCGGTCAGACTGCTCAGTGTCAACGATGAGAACACCGCATGCGCATATTTGGCAAATCTCTACATTCCAATCTTCTCCCTAGATTCTGGAAAGGTGATTCGTCGCTATGAGGTGCCCAACCAGATTGCTGGAATTCATTTCAGTTTCAATAAGAAATGTGAGAAAgagatttaaaataaaaatgaaataaattgttaaatttcagCTGTAATCTACGCGGTCGACGATTCATTTGGACTTCACACTTTTGATTTCCGCACCGACTCGAAGAAGAAGCATCGCATGAACCCAGAGTCTGAGAATCACAACGTCGTCTGCACTGCATTGTCGTCGAACAGCACAACTATTGCAGTCGCTAGCTCCGAGTTTGGAGGTGGAATCCTTGACGTTCGGGGTTCTCGACGTCGTGAGCATCATCATCATGTTGTTTCACTTTACGACCTGCGTTACCCGAATGATCCAATTACTAGCTACTTCGTAAGTGTGTCATCAAGATGGAATTTCAGTGTTGGGTTGGGTTTATCGCCTGTAGAGACTCAAATTGttccggaaaaatcaaaactttaaaaaagttgcaaaatgacagataaaatatcaaattttgcattattttccgTGCTCTGGAAGTTGCGAAATAGCTTTTATGTAATTCTTATCCTTTGTGGTACATTTTagtcgttttttcttttgttaatTATAGTACATTTAAAGTCAATAGGTaaccaaaatgaccaaaacaTTACCTGTCGGCCTAAAATGTACTTTatgttacaaaaaattgagataaacGACtgcaatgaaaaatgattgttaaataaaaataaatttcggatcgctgcgacacggaaaaatttgaaaaattggaggttttagctaaaattaggcaacttttatcgaaattttgaaccgcaatatacatttttaaaacaaaagttgAGAAGTCTTATTACTAATTGTAAATTCGTTCAGTCTGGCACATTTCAAGTATATACAagtaaaaatcgcaaaatcgATTAACACAACCACAATAATCAtcagactttgaaaaaaattttgtattttttgtcattATATATTGGCAACAAAATTATAGTacgatatttaaaaaaatcacaaatttttttttttcagaaacggCTCAAATCGTCAGTAACAAGTATGGAGTTTTACTTGAACGGAAACGATCTGATCCTAGGAGATGAGAGCGGCTCCATCAAGTCGTTTGACTGTCAACTTCGAGATGAAGATAATGCTGTTCGGTGGGAGCGCTGGGCAACGGGACCCATCTCCAAAGTTGGAGTGATCAACAAGCGAATTGTGTATGGAATCTCCCGACAATCTCAAGCTTCAGTATTTGTTGACAGTAAAGGAAAATTGGAGGTTCTCTATGGAAGTGTCACTGAAAGCGCCGATGATCCAGTTGTTGGGACttcaaagtgagtttttgtagTAAATTGATCGCAActctaaatcaaaaaaaaaacatttcagagcATATTACAAGGATCCAGAATGGTGCATTGGGCTCATCAAAGGAGTGAACGACGATATTCCATTGGTGGGGGTTCATGGTgtcaagaagaagaaaattgtAAGGGTTTAAGTCTCAAATCAAACTGAATTGCAACTGAAACTTTTCTTCCAGATCTCTATGACAGCAATGAACCAAGATGGTGTCCGTCAAGAGAAGCCAATGTTGAGCTACAAAGGTCACAAAGGAGAAGTGAAGTGCATGGCCGCAACCAAGGATCTTCTGCTCACCGGCGGAGAAGATGGAAAAGTTATTGTGCAGATTGCCAATTTTAAGTAAGTATACTTTGAGAAGGACAGGAAACTAATGTAATAGAtgctaaaaattagaaacaaatcagagtttgaaaaatcatttgataAAACAATGAAACCATTGAACAATTTCTATTGCATTGCCAGATTTTTTGATATgcgatttttagatttttattaacctctaaaaagttgaagttgattattttcattcgCAAGTTGATTGAGCATGAAAAACAaccattttaaattataaattgtaACTTTTATAGTGccttaaaatattcaaaattgccagttcaaaatgtttttaaaaaacttcgaagttatgtttttttgaaccattttgggtctaaaataACAATGTATCAAACTTCAGTACTCCACCAATATCCATTAAAGCAGCACATTTACACcttgaaaatcagaaagtgtttacattttccatattcacTGTAGATCTTGCCATCAAAAACTTAAATGCATATCGCAtaacaacttttattttcagaaacccCAAGTTTGGCGATGACAACATTAACCACCACCGTCTGACACTGAACCGTGGCAATTTGGCAGAACTTAAAGACAAAGGTCTCGAGAAAGACGATGAAGCTATCTCCGAATCTGATGATTCCGAGTCGGATGATGGATCAAAGCCAAGTA comes from Caenorhabditis elegans chromosome X and encodes:
- the T18D3.6 gene encoding uncharacterized protein (Confirmed by transcript evidence): MEEPHPAPRNDRDAEGEEARHALRMERQLAIREGRYLPPLPQLPPLIQLIPVHRAQANEAVDRAIEFQLNQRRQFLLQHLRPEHFQPGGFFDPQPEGNYHPLSPQHSDEELDDAEEEIERQRRIRQNWRNYMNQRVDPIPQEIVDRLLREYDNWARAALNNNNGNFRNYNAMLSPSPSPSPNASPAPSDDEDPMEHVNSDDEDVEMLNAQMMEMRPNQPRPRKRHNSQGPLPIKRKRVTFKEDSSDEAINSFDEDSSDCNDNVPVNRKQYDDDDEGFFGGPPARHNSFVA
- the T18D3.9 gene encoding Mitochondrial inner membrane protein Mpv17 (Confirmed by transcript evidence); translation: MVIILFIRRRLATNPLSTQMCIAGTISGSGDCLAQYLSHNQEWDRWRTARFSFLSSCFMAPSLFIWFRLLEKVKGNNKSLLLVKKLCIDQLCFSPCFNAAILFNLRLLQHQSAEKSWDLLKEDWFNIYATSLKVWPFVQVVNLCFVPLNYRVILNQVVAFFWNCYLSYITQKPIDHIEQFY
- the T18D3.1 gene encoding WD repeat-containing protein 89 (Confirmed by transcript evidence), whose translation is MPVRIDLSSNASVRLLSVNDENTACAYLANLYIPIFSLDSGKVIRRYEVPNQIAGIHFSFNKKSVIYAVDDSFGLHTFDFRTDSKKKHRMNPESENHNVVCTALSSNSTTIAVASSEFGGGILDVRGSRRREHHHHVVSLYDLRYPNDPITSYFKRLKSSVTSMEFYLNGNDLILGDESGSIKSFDCQLRDEDNAVRWERWATGPISKVGVINKRIVYGISRQSQASVFVDSKGKLEVLYGSVTESADDPVVGTSKAYYKDPEWCIGLIKGVNDDIPLVGVHGVKKKKIISMTAMNQDGVRQEKPMLSYKGHKGEVKCMAATKDLLLTGGEDGKVIVQIANFKNPKFGDDNINHHRLTLNRGNLAELKDKGLEKDDEAISESDDSESDDGSKPSTSASASVSSSSKHKKDKHDIPSTSSAASTSSSSSSKHETKEERKARKEKERERAEKKAKKEKDGHREEEKPKKKDKKHETEEERAERKRKEKKEKERQERKEKEHDEQKKRHRDNEEGAGSSSKRSKAP